In Mycolicibacterium aubagnense, the DNA window GTCCCGTCCCACCCTGACCCAGCAGGTAGCGGTAGCGCTGATTCGACTCCTCGGCAGTGCCGAATCCCGGTGGCGGTGGCCGGGTGACACCTTCCTGCTGACGAAGTCCGCTCAGTGGATAACCGTACCATGCGCAAGGTGACGGCCGACGCCCGTCGTCGCTGACATTGCTCCCAACCCCTGGCTCCGACATCCCCCCGTGTGGTCGAGGTTCGGCGGGCGCACTGCGTCAACAACGCGAGCGCCATCGGCGTCGAGCCGACAGAGGCGTTGTCCGCGAAGAAGTTCGACCTGATGCAACAGGTGAACATCCGGGGCACCTTCCTGCTGACGAAGTCCGCTCTGCCGTACCTGCGCAAGTCGGCCAACGCCCATGTGCTGACCATTGCACCACCCCTGAATCTGACTCCCCGTTGGTTGGGCGCACACCCGTCCTACACGCTGTCGAAGTATGGGATGACGCTGCTGTCACTGGGCTGGGCAGCCGAATTCGCCGATGCCGGCATCGCGTTCAACTGCCTATGGCCTCAGACCTATATCGCCACCTCCGCGGTGGCGAACATGGCCGACGGCGACGCACTCCTGGACTCGTCGCGCAGCCCGGCGATCATGGGTGACGCGGCAGTGCAGATCCTGACCCGACAGGCCGCAGAGTGCACCGCGGGCTGCTACATCGATGCCGATGTCCTGACCGGAGCCGGCCGGGACCTGGCCCCCTACGGCGGCGGAGCCAACCCGATCCCGGATCTGTTCCTGGGCTAGGTTTCCCGGCGATTTGTGCACGATTCGGTGCGCTGGGCGCTGTGCGCACCGAATCGTGCACAAATCACTCAGAAGTTCGAGTTGGGGTTGTCGTAGTTGTCGCCGCGAATCCAGCGCGTCACGCCGGAGCCGTTGCGATCAAGCTTGGGCCCACAGAACAGGAACAGTCCGTCGGGCGCCTGAGCCATCTGGTTGAACGGTTGATCGCACGGCGTGTCGAATTCACGGATACCGACCACAGGCAGTGCCCGGAAATAGCGCGGCGACAACCCGCGCGCCGAGTCGCAGTAGACGACCCTGCCCCAGTCGGTGGTGGCGAACACGAAGTAGGTGACGTTGTCACAGTCCGCACCCAATGCCACAACGCGGTTGATTCCCGGCACGCACGACGGATCATCACACCGAACCGGATCGGCCGACGCAGCCGCAGGCCAATGCAATCCGACGAGCGCCAAAGCACCCACCGCACACGAGAAGCGCCGCATCACTAGAGCGTACCCTGAAACCGCTCTCCGATTTCGGTAATACCACTCTCGATAATGCACAATGGGAATACCAATGATCGGGAGACCCCTTTGAGTACCGTCGATGACGCGTCACCCAGCTTGACGACACTGAAGCAGCTTTTCGACCACCTCGGCCTGGCCGAGGTGGATTCTCCCGAAGGCACTCTGGCCATGGAACTCCCGGTGACGCAGGCGGTCGTCAACACCAACGGCGGTCTGCAGGGCGGGCTGATCGCCACCATCGCCGACGTCGCCGGCGGCCTTCTGGTCTCGCGCACCATGTCGTTCGGAAACCACATCACCACAACGGATCTGCACATCCGCTATCTGCGCCGCATCGACACCGGGCCGGCCCGCGCGGTGGCGCACATCGTGCACCATGGGCGCCGATCAGCCGTCATTCAGGTCGAAATCCTGCGCGGTAACGGCGATCTCGCCGCGACGGCAACCGTCAACTTCGCGGCGCTGGAAGGCCGGGCCTGATCACTGCCCGCCGCGCGCCTGATCCTTGACCGCCGGCACCACGGGCGGCGCGGTGCGCCAGTTCGGCAGACCGTCCTCCTCCAGTCCGACCGGGAAACCGTTCTCGTGCACCTGCGCCCAGTGACTGTGGTTGAGCTCGTGCAGGGTGAAGCAGGCATTCAGGGAGTTGTAGAAGCCCATGTTGTCCTGCGTCTGGTTCACCGATTCTTTGATCAGCAGGGCGGCCATCGTCGGCACAGCGGCGATCCGACGGGCGAATTCCAGTGTGCGGTCGGCAAGTTCGTCAGCCGGGAACACCTTGCTGACCATGCCCATCCGATGAGCCTCGTCCACCGACAGACTGTCGCCGGTCAGCATCAGCTCCTTGGTCTTGCGGGGACCGAATTCCCATGGGTGCGCGAAGTATTCGACTCCGCACATACCGAGCCGAGTACCCACCACGTCGGCGAAGGTGGTGTTGTCGGCCGCGACGATCAGGTCGCACGCCCACATCAGCATGAGCGAAGCGGCGTACACGTCACCGTGTACCTGGGCGACGGTGATCTTGCGCAGGTTGCGCCAGCGGCGGGTGTTCTCGAAGTAGTAGTGCCACTCCTGCAGCATCAGCATCTCGGCACCCGAACGAGTGGCGCCGTTGATCCGGAAACTCGGATGCTGGTCGGGCCCCGGCGTCCGTTCGGCGCGGGACTGCGCCGAGCCGAGGTCGTGGCCGGAGGAGAACATCGGGCCCAGGCCGCCGAGGATGACGACCCGCACCGTGTC includes these proteins:
- a CDS encoding enoyl-CoA hydratase, with product MTDYKYVTYETLDEGTIARIMLNRPDTRNAQSRGMLTELHEAFLRAEADDTVRVVILGGLGPMFSSGHDLGSAQSRAERTPGPDQHPSFRINGATRSGAEMLMLQEWHYYFENTRRWRNLRKITVAQVHGDVYAASLMLMWACDLIVAADNTTFADVVGTRLGMCGVEYFAHPWEFGPRKTKELMLTGDSLSVDEAHRMGMVSKVFPADELADRTLEFARRIAAVPTMAALLIKESVNQTQDNMGFYNSLNACFTLHELNHSHWAQVHENGFPVGLEEDGLPNWRTAPPVVPAVKDQARGGQ
- a CDS encoding PaaI family thioesterase, which translates into the protein MSTVDDASPSLTTLKQLFDHLGLAEVDSPEGTLAMELPVTQAVVNTNGGLQGGLIATIADVAGGLLVSRTMSFGNHITTTDLHIRYLRRIDTGPARAVAHIVHHGRRSAVIQVEILRGNGDLAATATVNFAALEGRA